The following is a genomic window from Equus asinus isolate D_3611 breed Donkey chromosome 3, EquAss-T2T_v2, whole genome shotgun sequence.
TTGCTAAAACAAGCCCTTATCTACCGTTAGGTCCccatatgtttcttttcccacaatttgctgcctctagaagctcaaagctcctttatcttgtgcttctccacataattattgttctttgctaaaatgctgaacaagcccaaattctgaccgctcctttgacttactcatctttgaggtcttgtgtaagcacaatgcacacgttaataaactgtttttctcttgttagtctgtctcttgtcagtctgattacagggccccagtcaacgaacctggtgtgggaaacggtttttcctcccctacagtttcaattatctcttgtatttaaaaaaatgattacctcTGTAGTAGTTTTATTTAGCTAGGACAGCTCTCTATTAGGTAATAGTGTGACtgtcaaaaacatttatctgTGATAATAGTATACGTTGCAAGAtattacagtaaataatttactataaatgtgtagaaagtaactaaccactttcagtctcccgtatagtaagattgtttaaaagaaaaaaagacttcttgggccccacctctgaaaattctgatgcagtaagtctggccgggcctgggatccacattttaaagaggctCCAGGTAGCTCCTATCCAGATGGTCTAAGGACTGCATTTagtagggcagggcagagggtacagagtattgtcaagtaggaaggttcttcaggctagccccacccccacccccacccctcagattATGAAAACCCCAGCAGCCGCTCCCCACGGCCCTCCCTACCCTGCTCCTGTGTGATTTTAATGCAAACTCTGTTGCTCTAAAGCTGTGGTTTCCATTCCCAAAGATTATGATTTAAGTGGCCTAAGGTAGGGCCCacatatgagtatttttaaaaagttcccaggtaattatagtgtgcagctgaggctgagaactattgttttaaaggtgtataccaggaagcagggagaatgtACGATTGGACAGGTACAGTAGagttaaaatagagacaaggGTGTAGATTCGACCTAATTGGTAATAGAGAATCCTTGCTGGTGCTTGAACAAGAAAGTAAGACTATCAAAACaatgctttgagaagattaattcaCCAGTGATACACGGTGGGGACTAGACGTAAGGCAACTTCagggtgtgggaagaggtgaagtACTAGGTAATTGGCATACGTcaaatatagtcataaaatgggaggataaccatggggcagagagactgagaacacaagactttctaaggtgtgttcccactaaataatctgaagctaaacttagcccacaattacattttgtcaataatatgaaattgcaaatcttatcttccagtcttggaaacagattaaaaagtgaacttaaatgtgtgctgtcccaaaggataataaaggtgttgaataacagtagggaaaaaatgccttaagttcctgttttattactacttaaaacaaaatatgtctgtatcagacagttattaagtattaataagatacacattaaaataattatttcccctaaaatgttaaagacgagagaacagaaactgtccctcccacttggactactttgtcctttgtgctcactgaaacACCTGCTCACCCTCTGTGCGCAGTCTCGAAGGCTGACCCTCCCGGGTGGCTGCATGCAGaagctgttctccttctttcgACTTTGCTCTTTTGAAGCCCCCTCACGCACCTACCACagtacttgagcattttatatttagagggtgaagggagtaaagacaagaagccactggtttctccttaggtatagaactaactcttggagttgctttttctattttaatttgccttaatcaattatcaaggaaatatgcCACACTCACAACATCATATCTATGTCGCTAGAGCATAAGAGAACAGCACACATGAACTGATCAGTTTACCTGTGGAAAAGGCCATGCCCAAGCACGTGTTGAAGCCAGTGGTGGCCAGAATGTCATCAAAGCTGCCAGCAGCCATGAGTAAGGTCGGGACACCTTTTTCAACACCATAGCCCCCTTCCTGCAAAAGGAGCATTGAAGGCACCACCACAGCTGGAGACACAGCACCTAAGACAAAactaagcaggcagcactttaaatatttatgatagcatcttcttcattattactattattagtgaaattataataacctccactctttcagaggttacactttagacaattacagtctttcaaaggcagtgaggtcccaaacagaaacacacgCACAGCTACAAGTTCTACAGAACACTTCTTCTGAGCGTGGCCATGGACAACTTGCGTTGGGACTACGCAGCCTGTCTGAAATCTGTATTTACGGCTGGTCTGGGAGACCTAATGGGGTGAggccccaggaatctgccttCTATCTAAACAAAACATCCACGGCATGAGGTTTGAAAAACACGGCCATGGACTTTTTGGATTGGAATCCAGTGATGCGAGGCCTTCTATCAGGACCTGGCATGTAAAAATCAGACAACAGATTAGAAGAGGAAGGCCATAGTGACAGTAACAGTGACACTGATAACGGCAGCAGTAGGATAGCAGAAAGCATTTATGAAGCTCACTATGTACCTAACaccattttaagcacttcacatatattaactaatttaatcctcacaaccaccctatgaggtagctacaatcattatctttgttttgcaaatgaggaaatggaggcacaaagagattaggtaatttgccgaagatcacatactggaaagtcagagccgagatttgaatctaggcagtATAGCTCGAGAGTGTTAACCGTGAGAAGTAAGTAGTTCTTACTTCTTGCCTACTTATCAgcaccaaattattattattttttttaaagattggcacctgtgctaacatctgttgccaatcttttcttttttctccccaaagccccccagtacatagttgtagactgtagttgtgagtgcctcaggctgtgctatatgggacgccaatgccacctcaacatgagccgtggggctggccccaacaccaaattcttaccaagtactttcatatttatttacttcttatggctcttaaatcttagaagtaggaaccgggggctgtcccagtggcatagtggttaagttcatgtgctctgcttcggcggcccagagtttgctggttcagatcctggtgtggacctatatactgctcatcaagccatgctgtggtggcatcccacatagaagaactagaaggatttacaactaggatatacaactatatactgggcctttggggagaaaaaaaaagaaaagaggaagcttgggaacagatgttagctcagggccaatcttcctcaccaaaaaaaaaaagaagaagaagaagaagaagaagaaagaactaacagcaggaggaaaatacagcagaacagataatcataagagcctggtgaaaggaggaggaggcctgtgcTAGGTGTGGATCACCGTTGAGCATTCGTTATCCTTTGTATGGACTTTGAGGAGAGATCTGGCATCTCTCACTGGCATGGAATCAGGCATAATAAAAGTCTATTACTTCCTcaatagtttaaattattataaaactgtcaaagttagcacctacaaagacatacactatattttgaagttataatgtttatatgctggtatattaatagtcataatattatGCTGGAATATCTGTATTGTATTTTCTGATGTCCTTACGAAAATATTATGCATTCACTTGTATAGCgtcagagaaagtcctaaatgtccgtgtgtattttcatacgacaaagaaaaatcattaccccAGTATAAATCCCCATTGCCACGGCAAACCCATTAGGAAGTGGGCAAGAAGAGCAGATGAGCATGCCTCCACAAGACAGGGACCCATGGCTAATCTTACACAGACAcccttcagcttcctcagggcctgaaatataaaaatagacatacgaaataaccctctaaagacacacagagagaatgacattaaatgctttttcttcagtgttcagactgtctggatcatccatcatgaattttccaggtaatgagttttatttaacaaacatttcagtgttctaagtgttttagagtTGGCTTATTAGTCCTCATAGCAACCTATGACACAGGggataatattatcatcattgtttagattttctcatccaaaaaggcacaagttaaagctgttctccaagatcatgaaattagtgagtggtggagcttggTTTGAGCTCGGCCAGGCTgctttcagagtctgtgctcataaCCTCCACACTAGCTGATCTAACCGTCTCggtgttggccatatgtataattTGTGGCCCCAGAATGAACCGGATGTAAAGGCAATCCTCAAGAACAttcattcctgctttcaaaagcaaacacgAAAAAAGCACACTTTGAGACTCATTCTGTATGCTAGGCAGTTTTCTGAGCCAGCATAGTTAGTCCTAAACACTCGTATAGGGCTTTCCACACCAAAAAtatgatgtcttctctctcacaacCCTTATTTATAACTACGGCCTGTATCTCTgtcagagaaaaggggagcctTTATTCTTGGTGCTGTCCCTAGATAGACAGTAACTCCACCTTTCTCCAAGAGAGAGTATGGGAACATCTTTTGGGGACAGTcctgtatgaaataaatttcattctgtcgttctgaatgctgtgcaaagtgtccacatccatttcctaaagctcagtcattctaaatacttgcaatattggaagaacaaaattccaagtcaataattagaaatttatacttcaataccTGTGGATCAAGCCCAAGGCCAGCACGAACCAATATGACAGATAGTGCTATGCTTCTCAAAGCGGAAGACCACTTCTGCTTGATCTGTACGTTATCATTGATGACAgggatatttctgatgagaaacccagcaagcagcatgcctgggatggagaaatcaaacaaatctttagttttcaaatacagaaaatattttcagtactttagatgtagaagagactatcccaggattataatcccaggaaccacttcttttatgcttagtccttagatgaaattatgtcaaacttttaatgaaaaaaaaaattacaggagctaagaaaaggctttaatatgcagataaaaatgaaagattagaataattaataattcattaataattgaacctgaaagagagaaacaggatgtagtatttgggtagaaagtatgatcaaattctgaatataaaatgttttaatacaaggcccaattcagtcatctctttgtatgcaaacagcagaaagattctaaaattatttaccatgccagattacttgaaatatcaatacctatatgggctctattttacctattttcaaaccagataatttaataaaaaacatataacctgctttgcaaaggcttagaagtgagttatcatgaaatagacattgttctgtcatgtcagctggtggctcttctttccttcagccattcaacatttatcaaatgccttcggTACTTTCGACACTATAGTAGGTATTAGAGatattgcaatgaacaaaggctcagtactatccctcaacaagctttcagtctatgggggcaacctcaattttatggaagcatgaggaggccttatacaagctgagacaaggaagggtgagtcagcaggggccaaagaaggggaaggggaatgaagaaggggctggagaagttgagaagtttctgggagaaataacagtttcttccaaggtatgaagggaaagtgtgacacattctGGGAACTGCAAGTAGTTGAGTGTGCCTGAGGAAGCCGGGTAGTTTGTCAGAGAATCCTGCCCTCCCTGATACCACATGCCCAGATAGGGGAAGGATTTCTCCTCAGAGACTGCAAGCCGTCCACACTCCGTTCTTCTCCAGCAGGACTCTTTTCTTACCACGTCCTTATATGGACCACACttcaaaggactaaataaatttactaactttgggttgttttatatgtaagctatgagaatagagatgaattacaagtatagctttttgtgacttgttccagacaccattaggcaaggaagcatctcttccaggcatttctcattgctgccatttaatctagaagaagttatgaattctgcagtcatgatctttctagaatttttgaaagtaagaaccagcctacaatagctgtttttaaaagaataataatatatttgctcatGATAAAATTAAACCATGACAGACAATGTAAAGTGACCAGTACATGTCCTACCCCAAGTGCAACTTTCCAGCTTCATTCCCCAAAGGTTTCCACTGTCCAGAGTTTTCTGTGCCCTTCCAGAAAGTTTCTCTACCTATTAAAGcatgcttctctgtgtgtgtgtacgtgtgctcttttgcactggacacaaatgagagcatgtttaaataccattgtataatctgtttcttttccacttaacaatatatcgtgGACATATTCCCaatgatgcacatatatatttgccttgttttttttaatagttggaatAGTTTCTCGTTGTGTGGAAGTACCATAATTTTTGGACTAAGTAAGGGACTTGAAGGAACTTTCCAGACTTttcattacaaacagtgctgaaatGAGCACAGTATTTATTAACTGCATGCCAGACCCTTACTCTACCCTGGTAATGCAGAGGCGAGCTACACCAACATGGGCCTTGTCCACATAGAGCTTACATATttgtaggtttgtgcaagtatatccataggataattcttagcagtggaaatgttaggctccagggtacagtgtatatcatttttatagatattaatgaattaccagccaaaaatgctgcactaaccttacatttcattaatttgtcaacagttctttactgaaacttaaaatgtgaatctAAACCAGCCCTAAATTGATTATAGCATACAACTAcctgaaatcaaaaggaataatagtctaataagaactcacaaatatgtaggagtttcttttggagttttggaggggatgaaggagcatttttcatttctgagatgaatGTACAAACAATTTCCCTGAGACAGTTCTGTTTGCCGATGGCCTCCGTTGATGTGGCCACCTGACTGTGATTAGGAAGgcgccccctctggcctctgagcccctgggggggcctttcccttgggtgtggagaaaagaataccttctttgataaggagtattcttctttcctccttaatttctattacggaaattttttaaaacatgcaaaaattatcaatacatggccaatcttatttcatctactctcaagttattttgaagcaaatcattattgaaaaaaatttccagcaacccagaccatcagcaaaggaaacagtgtcctaggaaagttgttttcacattcatttttggaataaaaaatgctccttcatcctccatctctggcaattatttcaatgaatttttaaaaatatggaataggcAATCACCACACATGTCTGCCTTAACAAGTCTTCTTTATGGATTCAgataatgtttcagttttagataCTGGCCCTAATACGCTAAGAGCCAGTAAACTTCTGTCACAAACGTACCACTATAGAAAGGGATGGTAAGACACATTACGTACGTgacttttaagaatgatttcagtgacctcaggagatttcatgtaatcacaaagcccaaggatttatcattttgcaacatgtgtattttgcttgttgcaataacaggcatggagtggaaaagagaaggatgaggtgtAAAGGGCCTTTTCATGGCGTCTAGAACAGTAGTCCTCAACTTaggttgcatattagaatcacctggggagcttttaaaaattctgatacccagggctactccattcaattagttcagaatctctggggtgggtcccaggcatcagctttttaaaaaatttcccagatgattcctacgtgcagccaggtttgaaaacttatgatttttctgtggaaagtgtggtctttgagcttattagaaaggcagaatctcaggcctcaccccagacctactgaattagagtctgcattttaacaagatccaaggtcattctctggataataAAGTGTGAGAAGCTCTGACTTAGATGCAGGggttagtaaacattttctgtaaagggccatacaagaaacactgcaggctttgtgggccacatggtgtctgttataagttctcagccctgccactgtagtataaaagcagccacagacaatatgtaaatgaatgagcatgagtgtgctccaataagatcttatttacaagaagagatggtttgccaaccctttatcatagcacacaggcatatttagaaacagccccccttttgttttttggtgaggaagatttgccctgagctaacatctgtgccaagcttcccctattttgtatgtgggacgccaccacagcatagctgacaagggtgtagtccacagccaggaccggaacccacgaacctgggccactgaagcagagtgcacggaactcaaccactacaccaccgggctggcctagaaacaacccattgtcataataattcaattaaaaactttaacaaaaagcacccatgataaacaatatgaattaagtgaaataacttgaattttacctaaattgaaaaatatattgagaaacagtgtagagtaagatgtaaataattctacttctttttacatttagtttcaattgctcaccacaaattcacaagaaaataattttggtctatgttaaccaatcctgaggtcctcactaatagaaaaaaatttttacttaggaaatgtgtgtgtgtgggggggtctggccctgtggctgagtggttaagttcatgcactctgctttggcagcccagggtctcactggtttgcatcctgtgcactgacctagcaccgctcatcaggccatgctgaggtggtgtcccacatagaggaactggaagaaccgacaactggaatatacaactatgtactggggggccttgaggagaagaagaaataaaaaaaaaaagaagattggcaacagatgttagccgagggccaatcttttgaaataaaaaaaggagatgtgtgcaaatatgcatgtgtaaaaggtacatggtttttaaataaaacttaatgatttataaatctGTGAGAAAGGGACACAAAATGTCTTTTGTGGTATACTGAAAGTAGTACACTGAAATTTtgtaatatggaatttttaaaagaaacattaaagatataatacctagttttaagactaatttttacGTGTCGTATCTGCACAGTTCTCATGGCCTCTGGAAGAATAGTTTTGTAATACATGTTGGAACTTCACTCGTTTGTCAATGATGTGAGTGACTGACAACATATtaagccctgggctgcagcatttgctgatttctgtattaCAGATACTTCTACCAGGGCTGATGTTAACCTACCAACCTGACGTCATTGAACGTGGAGCTGGGAACAGATGGGCAGTGACACACCGTGATATAGTATTTCCATAATCTCAAGaggagagataagaggaaaatgtagtaaaataattaagaagtgattggttttgagtattgctcttgtgtttaatgcaagttatttaattgtaagtatatataatttaattttcaaattgctgtttaccaactggctcataaaactcatcacaatttaacaatcagctttaagggccagcacagcaaatacagaaatagtttattcctttatttcccaaactactattttaaaaatatgatttactctGAAGGACACAGGAAGTGTTTGGTACTTACCAAGAAGAGGAGGTAGTGGAGGCAACGTAGGTAACTTAATGAGCCCCAAAAGTTTCCCTCCAAAGATGGCACAATAGAACAGGATTATAATTCCAAAtaggtttcctccaggaagacatTCACTGCCAGTAATTGACCACACTACAGCCCACAGAAGAACAAGGATGGTAactgaaataaaccaggaaaacttCTATCAATAAGTTGTCATATGTCGGTTTTGATataatctaaaagtttttaaaaataaatactgaatacacatacaaatatttacaaccatGTGTAAGTTTTGAAGAACACCAGTGATATGAACAACTGGGTAATTACCAACCATCTGAAGAAATAGGATACTACCAGTGCCTTGAAGGCACCTCTGTGTTCCTCTTAATCCCATCCCCCATCGCCTTCCACACTGCTACAACTACTaccttgaacttttttctttttaccattcccttattattctttttaattttactataaatatatcagtagttaataaaaagagaaacaatcactATCTTTAACCTCTTCACAGGAGCATGAGAATACTTGAACAACCACACTCCCCTATTTTAGCTCTGCCTTGAATTAAACATTagcattgtttctcttctatgttgacgtttgtttagaattactcagatacttacctttttgggggggccatcattcattgtggcacctcaaacctttcctctgggacaatcatctggttacctgaagtatttgctttagtagaggcatttctgttagaatgcaaaatatgtttccctgtttcaaaaaccttgtgttctacaaaatcagacactgaaaacaaaaagacttatgggaaaaacagagttggagcagacgacccaaaactcaaaactcaaaacttgtgaccaaagcactaaaaaacagtaacaattctaatacagtatcagcacagttaaatctctactgacatcgcatctaaagtcagtctcttctttgcagacttaaac
Proteins encoded in this region:
- the LOC139044917 gene encoding sodium/hydrogen exchanger 9B2-like isoform X4, with product MLLAGFLIRNIPVINDNVQIKQKWSSALRSIALSVILVRAGLGLDPQALRKLKGVCVRLAMGPCLVEACSSALLAHFLMGLPWQWGFILGFVLGAVSPAVVVPSMLLLQEGGYGVEKGVPTLLMAAGSFDDILATTGFNTCLGMAFSTGSTVFNVLRGILEVVIGVAAGALLGFFIQYFPSSDQDKLVWKRACLVLGLSVLSVFSSVYLGFPGSGGLCTLLMAFLAGMGWSSEKAEVEKITAVAWDIFQPLLFGLIGAERYAI